A part of Palaemon carinicauda isolate YSFRI2023 chromosome 8, ASM3689809v2, whole genome shotgun sequence genomic DNA contains:
- the LOC137645167 gene encoding piggyBac transposable element-derived protein 4-like, whose protein sequence is MSNKRSLSNDEIVTYLSTLYESESEGDPISEDEENEYIPNQESSSESDDYHDNSGNENEQLQSTVALSNTEDTLDVQTTSTTILTGKDGTRWESIDQNLVNAGRITAQNIIREIPGPTSVAKRQVFPGQVLSSFIIKHIQKCTETEARMKVNDETWNISFEEIYATIGIMYARGVLAKGQSVENLWSVKWGPPFFRETMSRARFKEIMKFLRFDIRSSRSIRMQTDKFAMILEVWDRFIKNSISCYRPSENITVDEHLFPTKCRCPFTQYIASKPDKFGIKFWLAADAKSKYLLNGFPYLGKDESRPSNQPLSEYVVLKLTEPYTGKGRNVTTDNFFTSVKLAEKLLAKNTSLVGTVNRIRREIPISIRNTHDKQYSSQILKHNQYTLTVYQCKKNKNVLLLSTVHKKVEIGNDTKRTPDTISYYNNSKFGVDVVDQMARLYTTKAASRRWPVQVFYNILDFSGINACIIYKEVTGELISRRDFILRLAEELQKTFKNIHAEGNSESDADTYADANVSNTSNKRKQCQIRQCKGNKTTEICCKCKEFVCGKCTNIVIKKIICVKCKQ, encoded by the coding sequence ATGTCGAACAAACGCTCTCtgtcgaatgatgaaattgtgacatatttgtcgacactatatgaatctgagtctgaaggagatccgatatctgaagatgaagaaaacgagtatatccccaatcaagaaagttcatctgaatctgATGATTATCATGACAACAGTGGTAATGAAAACGAACAGTTGCAAagcactgttgctctttcaaacaCAGAAGATACtctagatgtgcaaacaacttctactactattctgactggcaaggatggaacacgaTGGGAAAGTATTGACCAgaatcttgtcaatgccgggagaattaccgcccaaaacataatacgagaaataccgggaccaacatccgtTGCCAAACgtcaagtttttcctggacaagttctgagctctttcattatcaaacacatacaaaagtgtacagaaactgaagcgagaatgaaagtGAATGATGAGActtggaacatatcatttgaagagatttatgctactataggcattatgtatgccagaggagttcttgcaaaaggacaatctgttgaaaacctttggtcagtaaaatgggggCCTCCCTTTTTCCgagagacaatgtcaagagcacgtttcaaggaaattatgaaattcctaagatttgatattcgatcatcacgatccattcgaatgcaaactgacaaatttgctatgattttagaagtttgggacagattcATCAAAAACAGTATTTCTTGTTATAGGCCTAGTGAAAATATAACCGTAGATGAGCATTTATTTCCAACAAAATGCAGGTGTCCTTTTACCCAATATATTGCCAGTAAGCCTGACAAGTTTGGAATAAAATTTTGGTTAGCGGCCGACGCAAAATCAAAATACCTTCTAAATGGATTCCCTTATCTTGGAAAAGACGAGAGTCGTCCATCAAACCAACCACTCTCGGAATACGTTGTTCTCAAGCTCACAGAACCATATACAGGGAAAGGGAGAAATGTGACCACTGATAACTTTTTCACATCTGTAAAGTTAGCTGAAAAATTGCTTGCTAAAAATACAAGCCTTGTCGGGACTGTGAACCGTATACGAAGGGAGATCCCAATTTCCATAAGAAATACCCATGACAAGCAGTACAGCTCACAGATACTAAAACATAATCAGTACACTTTGACAGTGTATCagtgcaagaaaaataaaaatgttctcttACTTAGTACAGTCCATAAGAAGGTAGAAATTGGAAATGATACCAAGAGAACTCCAGACACCATTAGTTACTACAATAATTCGAAATTTGGAGTTGATGTCGTGGATCAAATGGCAAGATTATACACTACAAAAGCCGCTTCACGAAGATGGCCTGTCCaagtcttttataatatattagatTTTTCTGGTATCAATGCTTGTATTATCTACAAAGAAGTCACAGGTGAACTAATTTCCCGTCGTGATTTTATTCTTCGGTTAGCTGAAGAACTTCAGAAAACCTTCAAGAACATTCATGCCGAAGGAAACAGTGAAAGTGATGCTGATACTTATGCTGACGCAAATGTTTCAAATACCTCAAACAAGAGGAAACAATGCCAAATAAGACAATGTAAAGGGAATAAGACAACAGAAATCTGCTGTAAGTGCAAAGAGTTTGTATGTGGGAAATGTACAAACATTGTCATCAAGAAAATCATTTGTGTAAAATGTAaacagtaa